From the genome of Aspergillus oryzae RIB40 DNA, chromosome 4:
CATTGTAATATAGTACTCACGTGCGGTGAATCAATGACAATGACCGGTTTCTGTAAAACCACCCATGTTTCAATCGGGCCGGGTAACTGAGTCGCTTTTCCTCGAAACATGGTTTCAGCATaaatttcttcatctcattACCGTAGGTGGTGTCTGTATCCGTCTGTCACACATCTTCAAACAGGCCTTATGCTCAATCCCTAACTTAATCAAATATTTGGCCTAGTCTACTTTAGCGGTGATATTTGTAGAAAGTGATAGGCTATGTGCTTCTTAATATACCAGTAATTCAGAAACCAATCTAAGTGATACAGCAGCTCCGTACTGGGACTAATTATATACAGATCGGTATATTCGGAGGCCCAGGGAACCCACACGTGATCTATATACGCATTTGCATGCCCTTCCGGCGTATGCCGTGGGGATGAAGGTTTCTGTTCCTCACATCCCACTGCATATCCCGTGCACCAATGGTAGCGGCCGTAGATGCCGAGGCGGAAGAGCGAGGTTCCTTGCTCTCGCTACCTTACCTATGCGGTTAGCCAGttcgaagaaaagcaaaaagggaATTCTGAACGGTCGCTTAGCGCATGGTTATTAGGGCTGAGGTTCGGGGTCAAAGAGGATATGGTTCGGAATTCTTCGGATCCGCTGTTTTCAATGGGCTTGCGGCCGAAAGGCCCGGGATATCACATGATCGACCATGGGAGATGGGATTAGTCAAATCTTGAGGGTCTGGGTTCTATTTCCGGAATGCCGATAGGTCATATTGTTGGTCGAAAGGGATATCAATTAGGCATTGCGATTATTATGGATATACATGGTTCTGTATGTATCGTGCAATCATTACATAAGTCACATCGTCAATCACTACCAATGTCTCACACCGATCAACACCTGCTCACTGGGGTCCAATTCGATGTATGACTGCGAGCCGGTGACCAGTCCCAGACGTGTGAGGACCTGCCACACCAGTTTGCGCTTTAGGTTCTCACGCACTGGAACCTTCTCGAGGGCATCCATACCATTGAAGTACTTAATGTAGACCGGCCACAAGTCCTTCATTGCGGTTCGAAGCCCTGCATATTCCGGGTCGTTCTCATCGATGTTAGCTCGTCCTCTCACTGAGAACCTGGGCTGCTTAGGGAATCGCGAAACGATCTCATCTAGCCATCGAGACTCTAATGGCGGCGCACGATGTGGGAACAGAATCAAAGATGCCGTTTTCAGGGAGGTGTCTTGGTCTAGGAGCGAATGCGAGAGGTGTAGTTTGCTGTCAGGTTTATACCGGCCAGGCATTGGCGTTTCCTCACCGCTGTCTTGGCTTGCgagagaggatgatgaagacgaactagcatcgtcgtcgtcattcTTTGATGTGTCGCCATTGTGCTTGCTATGGTCGGAGAGTATGGACGATCCTTGTTTGCTCAGGTATTTGTCCACTTCCTCACGTCGAAGAGCCCTCTCCACTGCCATTTTAATCTCTGGAGACACCTTGACTCGCGCAAACGTTCGGAGTTGAGTCACCCATCCTCCCCGTAATAACCATGCTAGGATCGCAAAATAGGCTTCCTTATGGTCTTTACTCGGGATAAAGCTTCCGTAGGGTCTAGGCGTGCCACTCAAGGCCGACAACATCTTCGGTAGACTGGGAAGGGTGGGAAACGCCAACTGATATGCGGCGGTAGCTACCTCTAGTTTGCTGAGGTCACAGTTCGGAGAGACGAAATACACATCTCGCTGGTGGAGTGGTGGGATGGCCCGTGCTCGCCTCCAGTACACGAGATGGCTCGCCAACATCTGTATGGTGGAAAGCGGTATTCCTGACAAAGCAGATATCTGCGCAAACGATTTCGTCGGCTTGGAACATCGGATATAGTGAGCAAGGGCGGGAGCTAGAGCACCCCCCGATGCTTCTACGTCTTTGAGGATTGTCGCTTCGTCACTAAGTAACAATAACGCAAAGTGTTTAGCTAGCACCTGATGCGGAGCAGTGTTTTCATCAGCGGTGGGGTCATCGGCGGGAGTAACGCTATCTGCTGTTGT
Proteins encoded in this window:
- a CDS encoding nitrogen permease regulator 3 family protein (uncharacterized conserved protein), which encodes MSSIARPPDPCLVAIILIVRSRAGPRFVFHYPPNPLSENGLRAAPKGRRPSRAKSAKSNDSSSSEESGSTSDEDEEEAHAQSQNASSADVWEKLLSPSRSWHKRRFEVGINDLAFVGWPVFVREDGTWRKQRRKKKKTKPEWEGGELGHNEIPGDVRDDADEAIAASTETLSPHTMTASESQRASMGSIRSSRTLSEMLDGDDKDSMTMFNVVFVLDPPLLEYSMRIREIYDNIIKKFAKALKWEQARTDYVWREAQHISHIKEKAKETRTSVNTLYSELINHSSLARAIYTVYSNISASKIASVSLSPDVSISLQIPPLTSTPYLPGPGDKAYPGLWLTTADSVTPADDPTADENTAPHQVLAKHFALLLLSDEATILKDVEASGGALAPALAHYIRCSKPTKSFAQISALSGIPLSTIQMLASHLVYWRRARAIPPLHQRDVYFVSPNCDLSKLEVATAAYQLAFPTLPSLPKMLSALSGTPRPYGSFIPSKDHKEAYFAILAWLLRGGWVTQLRTFARVKVSPEIKMAVERALRREEVDKYLSKQGSSILSDHSKHNGDTSKNDDDDASSSSSSSLASQDSGEETPMPGRYKPDSKLHLSHSLLDQDTSLKTASLILFPHRAPPLESRWLDEIVSRFPKQPRFSVRGRANIDENDPEYAGLRTAMKDLWPVYIKYFNGMDALEKVPVRENLKRKLVWQVLTRLGLVTGSQSYIELDPSEQVLIGVRHW